The Funiculus sociatus GB2-C1 DNA window TAACGTACTTACAAGAGAACACCGAGGGCATTCGAGCCAAAGCCAAGGCAATGAAAGTTGAAATTTTGGGTGCGTTGACCTCAGCCAGTCAAGCTCTAAATATTGTCTCAGGTGAAACGTAGTTATTTTTTTAGGATAGGAGCTGGCAAAAGATTAAAAACCGAAACAAATTGAAAAGTAGTTCAAAGAAAGTTATGTATGAAATATGTAGTTGATTAGCTATATTGCATACATTATTCACGATAGTGACGTGCTAGTATTCAGCACATCTTGAAACTCTGCTTATCCTACCTAAAAAATGCACGAACAGCCTGGTTTGAGAAACAACTTTGTGAGTACCAGCATTCATAAAAAGGAGTAACTGAATGGCTAAACGCAAGAGACAAACAACCCAGGCTGTCATTGAAAAACGGATTGAAGAAGGTCGCGGTCAAGGTAGAGGTTTCAATTACAAGCCTTGGCTAACGGTGCAAGATGTCAGCTCAATGGGTACGTGCAAGCGTATTAAAGGGTTGACGACGGGAAGAAGACACGAGCTTTTGAGCCAGCATGAGGTTCGTTATTTCTATATTCTCGACTGGTCACCAATTGTTGTGGACATCCAAGAACAGTATCCCCTACTACGTTTGTCAGAGACCTTAGAAATTGCCGAAAAACTTTGCATCCGTCATCCTACTGATCCAAAGACACAAGAACCTATCGTCATGACGACGGATTTCTACATCGCCATCCGCCAAGGCATGGGAGTTTCTTATCAAGCTCGCACAGTTAAACCTTCAGACCAACTGGAAAACGAACGGACTATAGAAAAGTTTGAGATTGAACGGCAATATTGGCTCAAAAGAAACATCAGTTGGGGAATAGTGACTGAACACGAAATTCCCCCAGTGCTTGCCAAAAACATCGATTGGATAAGCAAGCGCTTTGATGAAGATAAGCTTACTCTGTCAGATCGCGAGATTCTTGAGGCTAAAAAATTATTAATTCAGTGGATTGCTCAAAGGGATGAGCCGCTCACGGAAATCACTGCTGATTGTGATGACAAACTTGGTTT harbors:
- a CDS encoding TnsA endonuclease N-terminal domain-containing protein translates to MAKRKRQTTQAVIEKRIEEGRGQGRGFNYKPWLTVQDVSSMGTCKRIKGLTTGRRHELLSQHEVRYFYILDWSPIVVDIQEQYPLLRLSETLEIAEKLCIRHPTDPKTQEPIVMTTDFYIAIRQGMGVSYQARTVKPSDQLENERTIEKFEIERQYWLKRNISWGIVTEHEIPPVLAKNIDWISKRFDEDKLTLSDREILEAKKLLIQWIAQRDEPLTEITADCDDKLGLEPGDSLSVVRHMLARRELLIDLNQPINPRKKLVLLKAPSVDVINQGDKVG